In Aedes albopictus strain Foshan chromosome 3, AalbF5, whole genome shotgun sequence, the genomic window TAAGCGAAATAAGAATATCGACTAATAGTTCTTGAATCATGTCAAGCGAAGTTCAGTGATAATCTCCATGCAGATCCTGTAAGAACCTCGATTCAAAATCAGTGAGACTGAGATCAGAGATTCTATGTTAGACAGGAAGTTTATGAGAATACTGACCGAGAGTTTGCGAGAAAGATTCTGAGAGTATGTGCAGAGATTCAAAGGGAATCCACGCAATAATAAATAAGTATCTGCTAAGGTTCTGCAGAAATCTCAAATTAAAGTCTTTTGTGTATTAACAGCCAGTGGCAATCTGGACTCCTAGTTTGTTTTAACTTTGAGTTTGACTTTACGAGGATCTTAAGTCGAATTCTGTGTGAATCTCCACAGAGACACCATGAACATGTCAACTGAGACTTCAAAAACGGTAACTAAGATACTGTGAGATTACTGGTGTTCGTCAATCTGAAATTTTCGTTGAGAAACACTGTTACAAACCAATTTAAACCTCATGAATTGAAATAACAATTTAACGTCCGTTCGATCAGTCTTTACCGACCGATCAAACATGTCACATTACAAATGGATTTGCAATCAAGTTGACACTTCCTCGGCATGGGTCCACCTGTGCGATCAGCAGAGTCCGGTTGAGCGCAAGTGCGTGCAACACTGTTACATTTTTGTGCAAATGTCCAAAGTGCTCAATCACTGCTCTATGGGGGCAGTTGTCCACATTTCATAATTTATCCCCGCCGCTCGGCCTTTCTCTGCTCCCTAAACTATTTACACAGCAGCAATTGGATTGATTCTGATGTCACCTGTTTCTTGCTGCGAAAATGCGcgctgcaacagcagcagcatcagaTCGTAAGTATCCGCATTGCATCGCAACGCACCACAGGGAGAGATCACGTAAATCCTACTCACTTTTGAGCGGTAGCCCATCAATTTTCTCCCCAGCCACTCCGTGCGACAACTTCAGTGATAATCGTCGATTTATAGCAACTGGTTTTTCATGTGTGCATTTGCTCGGACCTTGACGATGCACTATGGTTTAAAAAACATTAAACAAATTTGAAACACAAGTCAAAGTTCTGAGAGCTTAAGAAAGCTATCAACTGTAAAATAAATTTCGGCTCCGccgttacacgcgattgagcccaAAAATAAACggactagataaaaaaaaagttctgagatggccaaaaattagtctacgtggtttatggacagttaTAGATAGTTATGGCTTGGAAGATCCTGAATGTTCCAAAAGTATATATTATATAAACAGTCTTCCAATAGTATCAGTAATCAATGTTGATAATACAACATTACTGAAGCCGATATTACTACCGTTTCGAGTGTAAAACTAAAGTTCTGTAAGTAGTTGGATTAATGTGGACCATTCCAAATGAtgcatacataatacataatgtCATACATAATAGGTGTATACGTGATGTTACAGTTtacagtagattatgcaatgataCAATTTGTTGCTAAAGCAAATAAAATTACTCCTGTAGATTGGAAGGACTGAATTTCTGGACAATTTAGAACGTCTTGAACAAAGATATGAAAAACTGTTCCATATGAACCctccccaggtaaccaataagcagttaaagcggcatttatttagcattacatgcgcctttacagcaggttatTTAGTGccaatctgccgtatatgcgccattagtgctacttaaatgcaggttttggcccgatatacggctgattaaatgttTAACCTTCCTGTCCCTtaaattgtcaaaaataaaaacaaaaattttccccTGCTCATTTTTTCCGCTTCATACCTATTCTCCTTCCTTTCtcttcttatttttttctctCGCTTTCTTGGGCAACTTTTGATACTTGGGGCACGTTATGGAAGATTGTTAGTTTTTTTTGCTAATTTCTCCGAAACcgggattcgatccctcgatctTCGGGTTGATGATGTAACAGAACCGCGCTACAGTATAAGCTAAAGATggtcagataatgtgcgttgattttttgatctatatGAAGCTCAACACCAGCAGTTGTTTCGTTTAACCCCGTGCTCGggcatgtgctgataattaaCATACATCCTGGGAAACGCAACAGAGGAGATTTATTTGCAAAAGGCCTCTTTACTTTCATTTTTTACCTTCGTTTGTTACCTACGACTAAAAGGATACCCGAATGATGCCGGTCCTACAGCCATGCCACATTGAAACGTTGTTGTCGTGTTGTTGTGTTGTACTTTTCGCATCATTCGTCTCTCCTAGCAGTTCTGTGGCATTAAAGTAGCAGTTCACATGCTTATTATCCAAAATATATCGAGCATTTcaaatgctacgcaacagctgtcagATGTTAAGCAGCAGTTCGATTGCTTATTTAGGGCagcttagcagtcgaactgctattatATAGCAGTAAGTAGGTGGAATGCAGTTTTGAAACTGAAATactgcttatttaaatgcttataggTTACCTGGGTCTAATCCCAGCCCCGCCTTTAAACGGGGTAAAGTTTAAGAGTTTTTGTGTTTATATGTTTTTTCCTGGGGCattcaaatttttatatttttggctgatatttagaactgttctgtatgtctcaaaatgtttttttgtGTGTCTCTAgtatgaaaaattgatgttttggccaCCTTTCAGAtgacattgtttcttttgtaatgAATCACAACAATTAACATATTATCTTCATTCAAGTtaagtaaaatagtttaaggagATGAATACACGCtaaaattttttttcttaaaattacagggaaaatctttttttatgaaaaaaaaattaaattatttcaacaatcataaaaaattctcaaagtggTTCTGCCTTAAAAAGTATTAAAGtgtagagatgttcaaaaataaaaatcagaaaaatcacgAATGTAAAAGTAGTGTGAAGAataagcttaagttaaaattcacaaataaaaagaagtttaaaagaaTCATATTTACATCTGTAATATTATGTAGACTTTATGTAACAAGAACTATGTTAAACTAATCATTTTGCAGATCCAAAGGCACAATATGTGACCGATACATCAGGTGTTGAACGAATATCCGTTCAAGATAGCACAGAGACTTAAAGCCGAAAATCTCCGCTAgcatgatatttagatcaaaatcacaaatttgggtattagagggttaatagtaTTCTTTCTATTCAGACACCAAATTATATCCATAATTATCATTTAACGCAACTGGTGTATCAATTAATTTATTCTTTTAAACTTCTTTGTGTTCTGGACGTTCTATGATTACCTAGACCTCAACATATAAAACCCTTTAAGTGTCATAAActtctcaattttcaatcaattttcttttttttgcattagtcttttcaaaatcgatttttgaataaaattgtaGAATTGTTTTCCAAAATCAATCAtaatatcagattttttttatttcttatatTTTTTCTACTATTTACTCAAAGTTGTAGTTCTAGTGCCCGCTAACTTTCAAACTGCTtgacaatttcaaatattttggtaTGCTTTTGCAAATAGTTTGCTGTCTAAATATGTATTAAACAAACTATTCGTAAAAGTTTTGATTCTATTGAATCTTTCCATCAAGTTCAAAACACTCCAAAAAtaaaaccctctaatacccaaatttttgattttgatctaaatatcatttttcgtcatctaaaatcgatttaaacatgttttggaagatgattctttttaattctcgatttcgtgaatttcagtttttgatttttctaatttttatttttgaacatccccacagttttatatttttcctggaagcctatttggtcagcgttaagtcagaccggaccatctgattttcaatgattttggggaaatttcctgccagcacttgggatatcaaatcaagcgcgttattttatgaaaaactgtagatcttttatgtaatgacccaTCAACATCAAAGAAACGTCGAAAAATTCAGAAATATCGATTTCcttcgcttatctttacctgcccaaaaaattgcgtagtcctctctgacttaacgccgaccatttggggtacggattttttgagatgaaaacattttgaaattttatgattattgttaaattatttttattttaaattttttttcatagaaaattttattttccgtgtaattttaaggataataattttagagtgtattcgattcccttaaaccatAAAACTAGGatggaatgatttgggaaaaataaaaaatatattatttgtagcgattcaataacATAGGTGATAGTTTGTACTCTTTTTTCAGTGATGTactcttttgaaatattttttcattgaccTGGCGTGGGTGCTCGATTGTTTGCTTCTAGTGTGAAGCGAAGcgcggtaaacgcggtccttcacaACAAATATTGCTAGTAACATTCCTtgcctcttccaacctgacttcaaagacgtggccggcgccgtgattgtaccgttaaagggagcctctgaagcgtgcacagtcaCAATCTTGACCACTTCCGGACAATTATTCACTATTCAGTTGATTTATAGTGCAACTCTCATTGGTTCGGGTcatggagtagcaaccatagatatgtgcagtcagtcttaGTTTAGCTAACTAAACTAAGCTAAAACACCTCTTCAGAGTGACACTCCAAAAATCTGAACACTGGCCCCAAGTTTTACTATTACTGTTAAAAAagatcaaatatctcaaaacaccAAAATATAGCTCTCCAAATTTGAAACAGTATGTATTGCTACCATAGGCGCCAAACTTGTGACGTAGTAGGGAGgcaaagctctccaaaattggacaatattaAATTTTTTTAGCTCAAAGTGCTATTTTTCACGTGCATATGACTCAATAAGAAgaactgcgtcgatattttccgaatttcattgattttgagagaaCTTGCAAGACCCCTCAACTAAGTCACAAGTTGGCTGCTCGTATAGcgtcccgactagaaaaatatatcaactttataacgcattgtgttatgatgttatgaaatttttctataactcattGTGTTATAAACTAACTATACACCTGATTAGACTATACACCGGTCTATTAAAaacaataacctattttgttataatcagatcgaacttataacacaatatgatataaattttagctacaagaaaactagtttctatcatattttgatacaattgtgtaacatCATGTTCTGAATatcaaagaatcaaaactaaattattttacaaTGTGTTATTGAACAAttgtaacataatatgatacaattgagttataattttttaaaacaccaaagatgttaaacatgattatatcacaataagttttaaatatcatggtttgttataattatgttatattcaatgatgcaaattatcacctcactagtgctcatcacaactcatcaactgtatatttatcgcgtgcgattgaactgtgcactgatcagcgatgaccagcagcaaagaggtggcaaaacgaacatgatgtaaatcacaaacgattttgcacacatctgactgtgccgctacacgctcgcccgaacagccgaaccataccgaataggttggtttgcgaagctacggcacgaacgctcgacacacacacagaagcaacattcgcatgtatcgataccatactaataaagcttccagccaacgatgcttcgcgataagctgccgaaaagcatcgaaagcgatgaaaagagatgcttggctagaacgcaatggctcaacggcgaaaaggaagagtcaactatgctgatcagtgttgagtccgttcgtgcacacttaatttggagtaccgtgttcggtaaattttacaggtgtactgagcctcagcaaaatcgattaccgaagctaccgaaatagttctgctgttccattttcgtcaaaaaattgctgaacaggcaattcaggattgagtgtgtgtgctactcgtatgggaggttgattgaataaagcgaggatgggtgaaaacgtattcgttgtcgaaagcaaatcgcatcatttcgcgaatgttttcatcaaatagcaagcttggttatatttttgttacaatcttTGGGGTTTGTTTCCTACTCATGCTTATTGTATTTGCTAAAAATTAAAGTACTGACTTTTTGCGCTTTGGGAGATAACTTTATTGGAAAATTGTATGATTTTTcgattttgaaattgtttaaatTGTTAACATCTGTCCGAAGCTAATTATTTGACATTTCTACGCCAGGAAATGTTTCGAAATCACATGGTTATTAGTAAACATGTCAAAATAAGCTCAAATAGCTGATTGTTCACTAATTAATTTAAATCTTAACTTAAACAGTAGGCTACGGAATTTTAACGTCGAaggaaaagttgtttattttgccaaaatgaacaactttaacTAGGATGCAAAGTCTCTAGTACGAAAAACTaaaaagttagatggtggcgccacctatgcaaATAAGTTGTGAAGTACTAAATTCTTTGCAACTGATGCCCCTGACAATGACAAAAATCTTCGTCGAAGACACTATGCTTTGGCAATGCTTCGATACGTAATAATTAATTTTGTCCGGCTAGATCTCGTCAGTAGATCAAGCGTCAATTTTATTCAAATGTCATTGATTTCGAAAGGTCTGGTCCACTCTAACTACGCCACAAGTTGGCGTGTTTGTTGGTATGTAAAATCGAAACCTGTAATTCTGAAAAATCTCCtaaattacaaaagaaatttcTACCATTCTTCCAATATCTTTGAGGTAAATTAATATATCTCTCTTGTAAAATTTGTGACATTTCTTGACACACCGTGGAAAATTTTAAACATGTCTTCACGAAATTCACAGAATTATTCAGCAGTAACTTTTTGATTATGTATTCTACAAAGTTGTGGAAAAACCTTGGGAAAAACTTATCATACACACCTTGCCCATTGACAGTAATTTGACgtttttataataaaaataacaaattccagaaATATTTCTTGCACTACTTTTTGTTTCTTGTTCATGTTTTTTTCATGAAGTGACATTTTGTGGGGggcctgaaatgtgggggcccgaggCCCCGACCACCTGACACCCTGTGTGAATGTGTGTTATCATGACTATGAATGACATAACTGCGCTAGTTTTATTCGTCGACGGTGCTTTCTTCTGGACAATCTTCGACGTCGAGGTAGGGAAACTTGATGCCGCTGGATCAGCTGAATGAGCTACGACTTGCGAATAGATCTTAACGCCGGGTGCATTAGCACATTGCTAAAACAAAGGGATGATTGATAATAAAAACCGATAAATGCGAAATGTAAACATTCTTCGAACTTTAGCGCCTATTGCTTCATATGTTTATGAAGCTGATGAGAAAGACTGCTGTTAGGTACCTTTTGTGTTTTTAATAGAACAATACAATTAGAGCTCGTTTATGACACTGATTGTTTGACAATCCTCTTATAAAACATTTTTGATAATTTATCATtttgaataagtgtaatcagttattaTACCATTTAAtgctcttttgcttatcctttaacagatacgcgtatcCACTGGATTCAGTGGATAACtgccaagtggtagtcgaaagaCGCTTACCTGTGAAAGGATAAGCACAAAAGAGCGCCAACACATGAATGCATAAAATAATTAAAGTGTGCATTGCTCCGGAACATAATGTGCCTTTTAGTACAAAGTAAAATTCAATACTTTTCAATCGATAAAAAGAAATTTTCAATCGGTGAACTAGGGTAGTGAACTACTTGGGCAGTggtcggtattttgggcactttttgtaataactcagtcaattcgaaACCAATTGGCTTTAAATTATGTAggcggctagatactatacctatctcaccgcctTCTAAAAAGTGTGtgtattggttcaaaattggcctAGTTATAACAAAAAAGTGCCAAAAATAGAAGCCACTTCCCTAGTGAAAaagttgcgtgtttttttttttaattttgaattcACAAAAATCGTGCAACGTTATATCCTAAAATGGTTTGTTTTGTataaaagactttcagcccttggctggttcgtctctattatATAAATTATGTATAAggtaaaattttgaatttttagttaTTTCTCATTCTTACACAGTCTAAAGCTCGATTTTCAGCATTATTTAAAACTGTTCTACTGTTTTGAAGTATGCGCGTAAATAtgcacattttaggggcccccacaaaaaccttttttggttgctaacattagctttatttttcatattgctcaagtactgttcgaaaataaggaaaaacatttttggtcatctctccgaggggcctccacatccgcttgggccccgggcccccacaatccttaatccgggcctgtgcaTTGTACGGTTGATTAGATTTTAACGCTAAGTTTCAAGTTCCAGTCCACAGTGCCATGGGCGGTCATCGTCCCAAACTTTGCTGCCCCGTCCGTGCGGGTTTTATACAGTTGTATACAGCTGATTGAACATCATAAATTCAGATGCTTAAATTTATTTATTACATTGTAGAAGTTGCCCTTCTTTACGCGAACGCGCGCTATGCAGTGATTTCCAGTTTTCTGCCGAGCAGGCAGAGTGCTTCTCGTCTTGGTTGATCCTCGCGCAACGTGCGCATACTCTAAGTGAGCAAAAGATTCCGGCAACCGGGCGAAagaagtgcgataataatcaccTATTGAAATGTCATTTCTTAATAATACGCCGTGTGGTTTGCTGGCTCGCTGCGCCTTCGATGAAGAAACATGCTCGGGCGGTCATCCCATACTAAGCGCGGAGGTTGGCTTAGCCAGCCTGCGCTCCAGCTGGTCCAAGCAGAAAACTGGAGCAGCTTAGAGCTGGAAAATCTAGCTGTCGCTCGCGCTAGGCGGCAACAcacttttaacaaaaaatggTTCCAGGGCGATAAGTTTCAGACCCGGCGCGTGAAAACGCCCACggatgaaaggtttttttttgcggAACGGAATCGGGCAGTGGGTCCGGTGAGGATGCTGTGGCCGCCCACCTGCCTGATGGCCCCCGCTGGATCAACGTGATTCAACGCGAGGAAGCGTGGCAAAATATTGCTCCTATTAGCGGGACAACCAATTTATTCGGTGCGTGCCAAAGCGTACGGTGGTGTCATGTTaatgttttcatataaaaataacACAGCGGTTATGGAGTGCAAATCCATGGGATTTATTTTACTGAGCACACATAAAACAAAAAGGTTTTGGATTAAACATATTCAATAAGCTGTATACCATTATCCAAAGTGGCTTATATGAGCAAAAATATTGTGCAACGACAATTAACACATGTTTCTCTCTTTCTTCCATTTACAGGTGTTGCACACAGTACTTTGAAGCGCAGGTAAGAGGTGAAAAAAGCACCCATGGACACCAGATAGTTTACGAACTTCTACACAGACTTCTGCATGATAAAATGTGCCCGATAAGCTTCCTAGATCtgcctacatacatacatttatctggTCAACATCACAATTAGGATAACACATAATGAGCAATAGTATGCCACAATACTTGGTTTGCGGCTGTCACTACTACCGATCCTCGATTacacccaacgctcgccagatcacactCCACCACATCCGTTCATCGTACTCCTTGCACTCCACGCCATCTTATAGGAACCACATCTGTAACGAACACCAACTTTACAGAGTTGGgggagttatccctctatggttggcttttcggtccggataaattataagcggggtgatactatttcatccgacgtttcgacccttggtttgggtcttcttcagggaggtctaAAAAACGTGTGTTTTATTATCTGTTTTAAATTTTGCTAATGAACTAGTACAAAACTTCTTGAACCACCCACAGTCTCTCAACTCCGTGGATCCAGTCGCCAGATTTTGCAAATCCGCAATTAGAGTGACCAAGAAGTTCATCGCCGACAACCCCGAATTATGCATAACCGAATCAGACAAGGGCAACCGAACGGTTATTATGAACATCGAGGATTACGATCGAAAAATGAAAACGTTGGTCGACGATGACACGGTGTACGTCAAGCTGAATAAGGACCCAACCAGTGGATACGAGACTAAAAACAACGAAATGGTCAAGCGTCTGAGGAATCTGTCTCTCATAGACGATCGCACAGCTTACAAGCTAAAATGCAACACGGCCGTCTGCCCTCgcatatacagtatgcggcaggaaaaaatgcgaaagtgtttttcaacttcaaacctcattttcgtccatttgacattaaccaatctatgtttcaacgttccatgatcaataataggctagttttctgaaaagttaactaaaaaatttcccattttggtcactaacctttacagggcggcgcctgaagatgaagacaaccagaattttcaaaccgcagaaaatcacacaggtcgctaaatttcgcatctgataaaacaaaatttttaattttttctacaatatcatcaaatatatgtacttatttcatctggtatgtgaaactacatggctctggatcagtgtggtctggttgttcatcgaatttgagcaaattttgttactgttatagtcattttgtttaatgaccattgggcgcgcagtttattgatatccgcttataaggcctacattatcacatgttaaatatCAAATAtgctcatttttatttttcagtgctagaatatagacattgactgatacactgtcatgaaaaaatagtcatatatatcccatatttagcgtgtaatagtgccttgaacttttcgcattttttcctgccgcaccctgtacggcCAGCCCAAAGCCCACAAACCCGACCTTCCCCTTAGGCCAGTCGTACCCAACATCACGAGCCCCACATACCATCTCTCGAAATACGTGAGCGTCATACTACAAAACGCAATGTGCAGTCCGCACAACATACGGGATTCGTTTACGTTTGCATCCGAGATAAACCGAATGAAAATTCCAGAAAACCACGTCGTTGTCTCATTCGACGTGATTTCCTTGTTTACTAACATTCCCAAGGAACTGGTGAtacaaggaattttcagaaactggGAAAAAATTAAACGACACACACAGATCAATCTCGATCTGTTTCAAGAGCTCGTCGCTTTCTGCTTGGATACCAGCTACTTTATGTTCCGTGCACAAGTCTACCACCAGCAATTTGGGACAGCCATGGGGAGTCCTCTGTCTCCAATCCTGGCAGACATGGTTCTCGACGAACTGATAGACACCGTAGTCCAAAGGCTGGATTACGTGataaatttcctcaaaaaatatGTGGACGACTTCTTCTTGGTACTACCCCGAGACAAAGTCGACTACACTCTTCAAGTTTTCAACAGCTATAACGAGCACCTCCAGTTTACTGTCGAGGTTGAAAACGAAAACAAACTACCTTTCCTTGATGTGGTAGTAATCAGAGGAGATGACCAAATGCTATCGACAGAATGGTATGCGAAGCCCATAGCGTCAGGCAGACTCGTCAACTATTTCTCATACCACCCGCTGCCACAGAAAATGAACGTAATAACCAACTTCATCAACAGAGTCATCACACTATCACCAAAAGCCGACGCACAAACGCTGAAAAAAATAGTCCACACCATCCTACGCAACAATAACTATCCAACCAATTTGATCAATCGCATCTTCCATCGAACTCTATCACATGCCACTGCCGGACCACCACTCGGGCCAACATCCAATAGCATTGCCAACAATGTCAACTCTATGCCACACCACATCGCTACCCacaccaccaccgccagcaccgctAACACCGAAGCCACCTCCACCACCTCCACCGCCACCCACACCACCACCAACGCTGCTACCTCCATCCCCACTGCACCAGATCCAGACCAGAACACCTGCACTCCAACAGCCCCATCAACGCATCCTACAACTGATGCATTCAAATACGTCAGCCTCCCGTATATCCCCCAACTCAGCCAGAGTATAAGCCGATGCCTGCAACAGGAATACCCAACGGTGAAGATAGCCAACCGAAAGGTTAACACAGTCGGACACCTACACACCAGAGTCAAAGACCGTATAGACCCGATGCAGCAACACAACGTGATATACCAAATACCATGTAGCGACTGTAACCAAGTCTACATCGGTATGACGACGAACAAACTGAGAAAACGCTTAAGTGGGCACCAATCGAACATCAATCAACTCAACCGACTACGGGACCAGGGTTACACCAACACCGACCAAGCAATGATCCAACAGAGCTCAAAAACAGCCCTAACCGAGCACTGCGTAAAAGAGGATCATCGCTTCGCTCTGCAACAGACGAAAATACTCGATAAGACACACAACAGATCCACTCTGCCTCTGCTAGAATGTTTCCACATCTACAATACCCACCGCACAGTGAACCACCGCACCGACGTAGAAGGCCTCAGCTCCATATACTGCGGGCTTCTACGAACAATAGCAGCAAAACAAGTCAAGAGAACCCAAACAAACCCGCTGCCACCACAGCACCCCAGCACATCCAACCCCGACAACCAACAACCAACAGATGATCAACAGCAATAAATCACCATAACACTACCCCACAGACATAGGTACCAGTCCAACTGCACACACATCGTCACATGTAACTGAGAGAGACATTTCAACAATCTCCCAAAAATTCTCCATTAGCATTTCCACTAAAACTAGTAttcagtgtctagacgccatgatagtgttcggcgcagtggtaaaacaaattattgtaaactacaccctcaccatctacccacaaatagccaacacaagGTAAACACACGCTACCAGGTACTAACAACCCCCACACACCAACCGATCATTACGTTTCAGCTTAAATTCACCAAACCCGACAG contains:
- the LOC134291940 gene encoding uncharacterized protein LOC134291940; amino-acid sequence: MCSPHNIRDSFTFASEINRMKIPENHVVVSFDVISLFTNIPKELVIQGIFRNWEKIKRHTQINLDLFQELVAFCLDTSYFMFRAQVYHQQFGTAMGSPLSPILADMVLDELIDTVVQRLDYVINFLKKYVDDFFLVLPRDKVDYTLQVFNSYNEHLQFTVEVENENKLPFLDVVVIRGDDQMLSTEWYAKPIASGRLVNYFSYHPLPQKMNVITNFINRVITLSPKADAQTLKKIVHTILRNNNYPTNLINRIFHRTLSHATAGPPLGPTSNSIANNVNSMPHHIATHTTTASTANTEATSTTSTATHTTTNAATSIPTAPDPDQNTCTPTAPSTHPTTDAFKYVSLPYIPQLSQSISRCLQQEYPTVKIANRKVNTVGHLHTRVKDRIDPMQQHNVIYQIPCSDCNQVYIGMTTNKLRKRLSGHQSNINQLNRLRDQGYTNTDQAMIQQSSKTALTEHCVKEDHRFALQQTKILDKTHNRSTLPLLECFHIYNTHRTVNHRTDVEGLSSIYCGLLRTIAAKQVKRTQTNPLPPQHPSTSNPDNQQPTDDQQQ